One window of the Brevibacterium limosum genome contains the following:
- a CDS encoding TetR/AcrR family transcriptional regulator — MISRRDVVTDSAIAVVAEQGVRGLTHRAVDALAELPVGSTSNVYRTRDALITGIMERIGELNSQQLERLPELMRTPGADPIEVAVDFCMNWLTTDRNRFYTMMMLSLDPALPPEAVIAKEKNLRAIKDFIMRFAGIDAEYAQRVNSSVAGMMFSELVAGTADRSRVEAYLKEFFQWLRGSRESA, encoded by the coding sequence ATGATTTCGCGCAGAGACGTCGTCACCGACTCCGCGATCGCCGTAGTCGCCGAACAAGGAGTCCGCGGACTCACCCACCGGGCAGTCGACGCGCTGGCCGAACTGCCGGTGGGGTCGACTTCGAATGTCTACCGCACCCGCGATGCCCTGATCACCGGAATCATGGAGCGCATCGGAGAATTGAACTCCCAGCAGCTCGAGCGCCTGCCGGAGCTCATGCGTACTCCGGGCGCCGATCCCATCGAAGTCGCCGTCGACTTCTGCATGAACTGGCTGACCACCGACCGCAACCGGTTCTACACGATGATGATGCTCAGCCTGGATCCGGCGCTGCCGCCCGAGGCCGTGATCGCCAAGGAGAAGAACCTCCGGGCGATCAAGGACTTCATCATGCGCTTCGCCGGCATCGACGCGGAGTACGCGCAGCGGGTCAACAGCTCTGTCGCCGGCATGATGTTCAGCGAACTCGTCGCTGGCACGGCGGATCGTTCGCGTGTCGAGGCCTACCTCAAGGAGTTCTTCCAGTGGCTGCGCGGCAGCCGCGAAAGCGCCTGA
- a CDS encoding DNA gyrase/topoisomerase IV subunit A yields the protein MPEGRVIEVDVSSEMESSFLEYAVSVIHSRALPDARDGLKPVQRRIVYQMGDMGLRPERGHVKSSRIVGDVMGKLHPHGDTAIYDALVRLSQGFIMRVPLVDGHGNFGSLDDGPAAPRYTEARLTTASMQMIAGLDEDVVDFVPNYDNTLTQPEVLPSAFPNLLINGTSGIAVGMATNMAPHNPGEVIAACAHLIRNPEAGLSELMRYIPGPDLPTGGRIIGLDGVREAYETGRGTFRTRATVSFENISARRKGIVVTELPYLVGPEKVVSKVKDAVGAKKLTGIASIDDYSDRKNGMRLVIGIKNGFNPEAVLAELYRQTPLEESFSINNVCLVDGQPRTLGLRELLTVYLSHRIDVVRRRTVFQLRKAKDRLHLVEGLLIAILDIDEVIQLIRSSDDAATARTRLMDVFELSELQATYILDLQLRRLTKFSRLELEAERDELKKTIEYLESLLADEAKLRELVAAELEATAEIIGTPRRTVLIEGSMKELTAKGKKAPANLKIADSPCRVLLSTSGRIARTSDAAPLARAGRRSSHDALVSEVVTTTQGKVGAITTTGRLHMVDVVDLPALPPAAARPNVAGGVKIAEYAALEKNEKIIGLVDLDREFVLGTAEGVVKRVSVSGRPNKNEWEAITLKGKDSVVGVAQPEDIDDSLSVFVTSNAQLLAFDASGLRAQGWNASGVAGIKVAADAKVIFFGMTPKAAKTDEDGAADAELGSFAVVTVASGENFYGAPSSSIKVSEFSEFPTKGRATSGVRAHKFLKGETELSLAWVGDSPQAAASAGGARTLPAELSRRDGTGSPLESKIDVIGTLPRLGGAESVDHTRTADDAASTGAEATAGAASDAKTATPGGKRSADRGQQGLATSFDELELDLEDAKDEIARSKFDTEGAVIVSHDDDDDEEDDSALF from the coding sequence ATGCCCGAAGGCAGAGTCATCGAAGTCGACGTCTCATCAGAGATGGAGAGTTCGTTCCTCGAATATGCGGTCTCGGTCATCCACTCCCGCGCCCTGCCCGATGCCAGGGACGGTCTCAAGCCCGTCCAGCGTCGCATCGTCTACCAGATGGGCGATATGGGTCTGCGCCCTGAGCGCGGTCATGTGAAGTCCTCTCGCATCGTCGGTGATGTCATGGGCAAGCTCCACCCGCACGGCGACACCGCGATCTACGACGCCCTCGTCCGCCTCAGCCAGGGTTTCATCATGCGTGTGCCGCTCGTCGACGGCCACGGCAACTTCGGCTCCCTCGATGACGGGCCTGCGGCCCCTCGCTACACAGAGGCGCGCCTGACCACGGCGTCTATGCAGATGATCGCGGGTCTCGACGAAGACGTCGTCGACTTCGTACCGAACTACGACAACACGCTCACCCAGCCCGAGGTCCTGCCCAGCGCCTTCCCGAACCTGCTCATCAACGGCACCTCGGGCATCGCAGTCGGAATGGCCACGAACATGGCTCCGCACAATCCCGGCGAAGTCATCGCCGCCTGTGCCCACCTCATCCGCAACCCGGAAGCCGGGCTCTCGGAGCTCATGCGCTACATCCCCGGCCCGGATCTGCCCACCGGCGGGCGGATCATCGGCCTCGACGGTGTGCGTGAGGCCTATGAGACCGGTCGCGGCACGTTCCGCACCCGGGCCACGGTGTCCTTCGAGAACATCAGTGCCCGCCGCAAGGGCATCGTCGTCACCGAACTGCCCTACCTCGTGGGACCGGAGAAGGTCGTGTCGAAGGTCAAGGACGCCGTCGGGGCGAAGAAGCTCACGGGAATCGCCTCGATCGACGACTACTCGGATCGCAAGAACGGCATGCGTCTGGTCATCGGAATCAAGAACGGCTTCAATCCCGAGGCCGTCCTCGCCGAGCTCTACCGCCAGACACCGCTCGAGGAATCGTTCAGCATCAACAATGTCTGCCTCGTCGACGGGCAGCCGCGGACCCTGGGACTGCGCGAGCTCCTCACCGTCTACCTGTCCCACCGCATCGACGTGGTGCGCAGGCGCACGGTCTTCCAGCTGCGCAAGGCCAAGGACCGGCTCCACCTCGTCGAAGGTCTGCTCATTGCGATCCTCGACATCGATGAGGTCATCCAGCTCATCCGCTCCTCGGATGATGCGGCCACGGCGCGTACCCGCCTCATGGATGTCTTCGAGCTCTCCGAGCTGCAGGCGACGTACATCCTCGATCTGCAGCTGCGTCGGCTCACGAAGTTCTCCCGTCTCGAACTCGAGGCCGAACGTGACGAGCTGAAGAAGACGATCGAGTACCTCGAATCGCTGCTGGCCGATGAGGCGAAGCTGCGTGAGCTCGTCGCCGCCGAGCTCGAGGCCACCGCCGAGATCATCGGCACACCGCGGCGCACGGTCCTCATCGAAGGGTCGATGAAGGAGCTGACGGCCAAGGGCAAGAAGGCTCCGGCGAACCTCAAGATCGCTGATTCCCCCTGTCGGGTGCTGCTGTCGACCTCCGGACGCATCGCACGCACCTCGGACGCCGCTCCCCTGGCACGCGCGGGCCGACGCTCCAGCCATGATGCGCTGGTCTCGGAGGTCGTCACCACGACTCAGGGCAAGGTCGGCGCCATCACCACCACCGGCCGCCTGCACATGGTCGATGTCGTCGACCTGCCGGCCCTGCCCCCGGCAGCGGCACGGCCCAATGTCGCCGGTGGGGTGAAGATCGCCGAATATGCGGCCCTGGAGAAGAACGAGAAGATCATCGGTCTGGTCGACCTCGACCGCGAGTTCGTCCTCGGCACCGCCGAAGGCGTCGTCAAACGGGTGTCGGTGTCCGGTCGTCCGAACAAGAACGAATGGGAAGCCATCACTCTCAAGGGCAAGGACTCCGTCGTCGGGGTCGCCCAGCCCGAGGACATCGACGATTCCCTCTCCGTGTTCGTGACCTCGAACGCCCAGCTGCTCGCCTTCGACGCCTCCGGCCTGCGTGCGCAGGGCTGGAACGCCTCCGGTGTGGCCGGAATCAAGGTTGCCGCCGACGCGAAGGTGATCTTCTTCGGAATGACCCCGAAGGCGGCGAAGACCGACGAGGACGGTGCCGCGGATGCCGAGCTCGGCAGCTTCGCTGTTGTCACCGTCGCCAGCGGTGAGAACTTCTACGGTGCCCCGTCGTCGTCGATCAAGGTCAGCGAATTCTCCGAGTTCCCGACCAAGGGTCGGGCCACCTCGGGCGTGCGTGCCCACAAGTTCCTCAAGGGCGAGACCGAACTGTCGCTGGCCTGGGTCGGCGACTCTCCGCAGGCCGCCGCCTCTGCCGGCGGTGCCCGCACGCTGCCGGCCGAACTGTCCCGCCGCGACGGGACGGGGTCGCCGCTGGAGTCGAAGATCGATGTCATCGGCACCCTGCCCCGCCTCGGCGGCGCCGAATCCGTCGATCATACCCGGACGGCCGACGATGCTGCCTCAACCGGCGCCGAGGCGACCGCGGGGGCCGCGTCCGATGCGAAGACGGCGACGCCCGGCGGCAAGCGGTCCGCGGACAGGGGTCAGCAGGGTCTGGCGACGAGTTTCGATGAGCTCGAACTCGACCTCGAGGATGCCAAGGATGAGATCGCGCGGTCGAAGTTCGACACCGAAGGTGCCGTGATCGTCTCCCACGATGACGATGACGACGAGGAGGACGACTCGGCTCTGTTCTGA
- a CDS encoding adenylate/guanylate cyclase domain-containing protein encodes MAVSDFTAGFDIVDPQMSGTPEAADAEGDSADGQTPDDETSRGSETPSGAVPQSDAEPRSGTEAADRAAGAFTGDDGESSADDLFGDAETDEEPVGGLTGSAPQAGEVGADLADEVTADPDAASGDADSADAEPGVDVDEDFFSGLREDPRTTALPIIDEDDVDDALDDDGPDFDDTIYETRTAAERLEEILLDGKRVLDRREAAKLGGISTVSARKMWRALGMSQAKPTDKAYTVSDAHALRIWAKPVADGLIDQTTALSLARAIGQTTDRLVVWQMETLVEFLTEEKGLTDPEARRDALAVVEEMIDPLQKMLTYSWRRNLADVMGRLNVNVSDGLAMDNRQGWYDSSMPLARAVGFIDLVSFTRLSQKMEPRQLADMVQEFQGMAYNIVATGGGRVIKTVGDEVFFAASTPLAGAEIAMTLMERVTAAEDLPQARVGFVWGRVLSRLGDIFGSSVNLAARLTAVADPGTIFTDEETARVLSASDDYVFEPRDSISLHGLGETSIGEMKRGTAAQMRLDLDDEPET; translated from the coding sequence ATGGCGGTTTCGGACTTCACCGCCGGATTCGACATCGTCGATCCGCAGATGTCGGGCACCCCCGAGGCGGCAGACGCCGAAGGCGACTCCGCAGACGGGCAGACGCCCGACGACGAAACATCGAGGGGCAGCGAAACACCGTCGGGCGCTGTTCCTCAGTCAGATGCAGAGCCTCGGTCCGGCACCGAGGCGGCCGACCGTGCCGCTGGGGCCTTCACCGGTGATGATGGCGAGTCGAGTGCGGACGATCTGTTCGGCGATGCCGAAACCGACGAAGAACCAGTGGGCGGTCTGACCGGATCCGCTCCTCAGGCCGGGGAAGTCGGCGCAGATTTGGCCGACGAGGTGACGGCGGATCCGGACGCAGCCTCTGGGGACGCCGACTCCGCCGATGCGGAACCGGGCGTCGACGTCGATGAGGACTTCTTCAGCGGACTGCGTGAGGATCCGCGCACCACGGCGCTGCCGATCATCGACGAGGACGACGTCGACGACGCCCTTGACGACGACGGGCCCGACTTCGACGACACGATCTATGAGACCCGAACCGCGGCCGAACGCCTCGAGGAGATCCTGCTCGACGGCAAACGCGTCCTCGACCGGCGTGAGGCCGCCAAGCTCGGCGGAATCTCCACGGTCTCGGCCCGGAAGATGTGGCGGGCGCTCGGCATGTCGCAGGCGAAGCCGACGGACAAGGCCTACACCGTCAGCGATGCCCATGCCCTGCGGATCTGGGCCAAACCCGTCGCCGACGGCCTCATCGACCAGACCACCGCACTGTCCCTGGCCCGGGCGATCGGCCAGACGACGGACCGCCTCGTCGTCTGGCAGATGGAGACCCTCGTCGAGTTCCTCACCGAGGAGAAGGGGCTGACCGACCCGGAAGCCCGGCGGGACGCCCTGGCCGTCGTCGAAGAGATGATCGACCCGCTGCAGAAGATGCTCACCTACTCCTGGCGGCGCAACCTCGCCGACGTCATGGGCCGTCTCAACGTCAACGTCTCCGACGGATTGGCCATGGACAACCGGCAGGGCTGGTACGACTCCTCGATGCCGCTGGCCCGTGCCGTCGGGTTCATCGATCTCGTCTCCTTCACCCGTCTGTCACAGAAGATGGAGCCGCGGCAGCTTGCGGACATGGTCCAGGAGTTCCAGGGCATGGCCTACAACATCGTCGCCACCGGCGGCGGACGGGTCATCAAGACCGTCGGCGATGAGGTGTTCTTCGCCGCCTCGACACCGCTGGCCGGAGCCGAGATCGCGATGACGCTGATGGAGCGCGTCACCGCCGCCGAGGACCTGCCGCAGGCTCGCGTCGGCTTCGTCTGGGGGCGGGTGCTCTCCCGCCTCGGCGATATCTTCGGCTCCAGCGTCAACCTCGCGGCACGGCTGACGGCTGTGGCCGATCCCGGAACGATCTTCACCGACGAGGAGACCGCACGAGTGCTCTCGGCCTCGGACGACTACGTCTTCGAACCTCGCGATTCGATTTCGCTGCACGGACTCGGTGAGACCTCCATCGGTGAGATGAAACGCGGCACCGCGGCTCAGATGCGCCTCGACCTCGACGACGAACCCGAGACCTGA
- a CDS encoding biotin--[acetyl-CoA-carboxylase] ligase codes for MNSQHTSLLVDVDSVHRTVADRGLSLPPLIWDDACTSTNDELARVVRDRADSGAPMAEFTIRGTDFQNAGHGRLGRTWTVPARRSLTWSILLTPPAGFSQWGWIPLIAGEAVHTAVAEAGVPAAIKWPNDVLTADGKKLCGILARVEPLASGPQIVLGMGLNTRLEPADLPRTDASSLAIETGVDGSEIDHEALLVSILSTLIPCYRELVDYGDEDFRDSRTARRVRDHMVTLGSKVRVEKPDGSDIVGIATGLDSGADLIIDDRVSLSAGDVHHLRPAASPTAPERSDR; via the coding sequence GTGAACAGCCAACACACTTCTCTCCTCGTCGACGTCGACTCAGTGCACCGCACCGTTGCGGATCGTGGTCTCTCGCTCCCTCCTCTGATCTGGGACGATGCCTGCACATCGACGAATGACGAACTCGCGCGGGTGGTCCGGGATCGCGCGGACAGCGGTGCGCCCATGGCCGAATTCACCATCCGCGGCACAGATTTTCAGAACGCCGGACACGGCCGTCTGGGGCGGACTTGGACGGTGCCCGCCCGACGGTCCCTGACATGGTCGATTCTGCTCACACCCCCGGCAGGGTTCTCCCAGTGGGGATGGATCCCGCTCATCGCCGGTGAGGCCGTGCACACCGCCGTCGCCGAGGCGGGGGTGCCCGCCGCGATCAAATGGCCCAACGATGTGCTCACCGCCGACGGGAAGAAGCTGTGCGGAATCCTCGCGCGTGTCGAGCCCCTGGCCAGCGGCCCGCAGATCGTGTTGGGGATGGGCCTGAACACCCGGTTGGAGCCTGCGGATCTGCCGCGGACGGACGCGAGCTCTCTGGCGATCGAAACCGGTGTCGATGGTTCAGAAATTGATCATGAAGCGTTGCTAGTCTCGATTCTGAGCACATTGATCCCCTGCTACAGAGAGCTGGTCGACTATGGAGATGAGGATTTCCGCGACAGCCGCACAGCCCGGAGAGTGCGTGATCATATGGTGACGCTCGGGTCGAAGGTCCGAGTGGAGAAGCCCGACGGTTCGGACATCGTCGGCATCGCCACGGGGCTGGACTCCGGAGCCGACCTGATCATCGACGATCGTGTGTCGCTGAGCGCCGGAGACGTCCACCATCTGCGTCCCGCCGCATCTCCGACAGCTCCGGAGAGGAGCGATCGCTGA
- a CDS encoding acyl-CoA carboxylase subunit beta produces the protein MTDTPRTTAERIDAFTQRREAAHTGNQRSVDNQHKRGKQTARERIAALLDADSFQEIDEFARHHNHQFGMQDNRPDGDGVVCGLGTIEGKTVAVFAHDFTVLGGSLAEANGRKIVKVQKLALKLGCPIIGINDSGGARIQEGVGSIALFAEIFRLNVASSGVIPQISLIMGPSAGGAVYSPALTDVTIMVDQISHMYITGPDVIKTVTGESVGHEDLGGGRTNNTVSGNAHYLAADEDDALNYVRDLLSFLPQNNLDPADADEFESDLSLTPEDEALDTLMPDSPSQPYDILDVVTTILDDGDFLQVSELFAPNVVTGFGRVEGVSVGVIANQPMQLAGTLDIDASEKAARFVRLCDAFNLPILTFVDVPGFLPGTDQEFGGIIRRGAKLIYAYGEATVPLVTLITRKAYGGAYCVMGSKQLGADINLAWPSAQIAVMGAQGAANIVYRRKLKAVEDAGEDVEAARAELIQDYEDALLNPYLAAEEGYIDAVIRPSETRSRIVRSLRALKNKHVDAPARKHGNIPL, from the coding sequence ATGACGGATACTCCACGGACCACAGCCGAGCGCATCGACGCTTTCACCCAGCGCCGGGAAGCGGCCCACACCGGCAACCAGCGCTCGGTGGACAATCAGCACAAGCGCGGCAAGCAGACCGCCCGTGAACGCATCGCAGCTCTCCTCGACGCCGACTCCTTCCAGGAGATCGACGAATTCGCCCGCCACCACAACCACCAGTTCGGGATGCAGGACAACCGCCCCGACGGCGACGGAGTCGTCTGCGGTCTGGGCACGATCGAAGGCAAGACCGTCGCGGTCTTCGCCCACGACTTCACTGTCCTCGGCGGGTCCCTCGCCGAGGCGAACGGACGCAAGATCGTCAAGGTGCAGAAGCTTGCGCTCAAGCTCGGCTGCCCGATCATCGGCATCAACGACTCCGGCGGCGCACGGATCCAGGAAGGCGTCGGGTCGATCGCGCTCTTCGCCGAGATCTTCCGCCTCAACGTCGCCTCCTCCGGCGTGATCCCGCAGATCTCGCTGATCATGGGACCCTCGGCCGGCGGCGCCGTCTACTCCCCCGCACTGACCGATGTCACGATCATGGTCGATCAGATCAGCCACATGTACATCACCGGTCCCGACGTCATCAAGACCGTCACCGGTGAGTCGGTCGGCCATGAGGACCTCGGCGGCGGACGGACGAACAACACCGTGTCCGGAAATGCTCACTACCTCGCCGCCGATGAGGACGATGCGCTCAACTATGTGCGTGATCTGCTCTCGTTCCTGCCGCAGAACAACCTCGATCCGGCGGATGCCGACGAGTTCGAGTCCGATCTGTCGCTGACTCCCGAGGACGAAGCGCTGGATACGCTCATGCCGGATTCGCCCTCGCAGCCCTACGACATCCTCGATGTCGTCACCACGATCCTCGACGACGGCGATTTCCTGCAGGTCTCGGAGCTCTTCGCCCCGAACGTCGTCACCGGCTTCGGACGCGTCGAGGGAGTCAGCGTCGGCGTCATCGCCAACCAGCCCATGCAGCTGGCCGGCACCCTCGACATCGACGCCTCGGAGAAGGCCGCTCGCTTTGTGCGCCTCTGCGATGCCTTCAACCTGCCGATCCTCACCTTCGTCGACGTGCCGGGATTCCTGCCGGGCACCGATCAGGAGTTCGGCGGCATCATCCGCCGCGGGGCGAAGCTCATCTACGCCTACGGTGAGGCCACTGTTCCGCTCGTCACCCTCATCACCCGCAAAGCCTACGGCGGCGCGTACTGTGTGATGGGATCGAAGCAGCTCGGTGCCGATATCAACCTCGCCTGGCCGAGCGCTCAGATCGCGGTCATGGGTGCCCAGGGTGCGGCGAACATCGTCTACCGACGCAAGCTCAAGGCCGTCGAAGACGCCGGTGAGGACGTCGAGGCGGCACGTGCCGAACTCATCCAGGATTACGAGGATGCCCTGCTCAACCCGTACCTCGCCGCTGAGGAAGGCTACATCGACGCCGTCATCAGGCCCAGCGAGACGCGCAGCCGGATCGTCCGCTCCCTGCGTGCACTGAAGAACAAGCACGTCGACGCTCCTGCTCGCAAGCACGGTAACATCCCGCTATGA